The following are encoded in a window of Thalassotalea insulae genomic DNA:
- a CDS encoding YicC/YloC family endoribonuclease — protein MIHSMTAFSRVEIKGDWGNAVWEIRSVNQRFLETYFRLPEQFRGIEPVLRERFRKALNRGKVECALRFNANPAAKGKLSLNKDLAQQLLEHASWINEQTLNSQVNPLEIMRWPGVMETEETDMDSIQADILAGFDQALTDFISARASEGGNLKALIEQRLDAIVLEAEKVKAHMPEVIQWQRTRITDKFEEAKIELESTRVEQELVMLAQKMDVDEEIDRLFSHVKETKNILKKGGAQGRRLDFMMQEFNREANTLGSKSINSDITNSAVELKVLIEQMREQIQNIE, from the coding sequence ATGATCCATAGTATGACCGCCTTTTCACGTGTTGAAATTAAAGGTGACTGGGGTAATGCTGTTTGGGAAATTCGCAGCGTTAACCAACGATTTTTAGAAACCTACTTTCGTTTACCCGAGCAATTTCGCGGCATTGAACCAGTATTAAGAGAGCGTTTTCGTAAGGCACTAAATCGAGGCAAAGTTGAATGTGCGTTACGTTTTAATGCCAACCCTGCCGCTAAAGGTAAATTGTCGCTTAATAAAGATTTAGCCCAACAATTATTAGAGCATGCCAGCTGGATTAACGAACAAACGTTAAACAGTCAGGTAAATCCTCTAGAAATTATGCGCTGGCCTGGTGTAATGGAAACTGAAGAAACCGATATGGACAGTATTCAAGCAGATATTCTCGCTGGGTTTGATCAAGCATTGACGGATTTTATTAGCGCCAGAGCGAGCGAAGGAGGCAATCTTAAAGCGTTAATCGAGCAGCGCTTAGATGCCATAGTACTTGAAGCTGAAAAAGTAAAAGCGCATATGCCGGAAGTAATCCAGTGGCAGCGTACTCGTATTACCGATAAGTTTGAAGAAGCGAAAATTGAGCTGGAATCAACTCGGGTTGAACAAGAACTGGTAATGCTGGCGCAAAAAATGGATGTTGATGAAGAAATTGATCGGCTATTCAGTCATGTTAAAGAAACCAAAAACATATTGAAAAAAGGTGGAGCCCAAGGCCGCCGTTTAGATTTCATGATGCAGGAATTTAACCGCGAAGCGAACACTTTAGGCTCAAAATCTATCAATAGCGATATCACCAACTCTGCGGTTGAATTAAAAGTATTGATCGAACAAATGCGTGAGCAGATCCAAAATATTGAATAG
- a CDS encoding winged helix-turn-helix domain-containing protein: MTSYSLNQLSEKPFFLNQCCIDASRNTINKNKDVQSIEPKVMQLLLVLVVNNGQVVSQEQLFSLVWPESIFSPGSIRRAIALLRKAFLECGEPDIITTYPKQGYALNANIKTTDTQITNKKNLAVLLGIAVTILLIFIMFWLQPSSTTYVVKSVVPITATNELEFKAKVSPNGKQLAFLRTSSNAERMLWIKELNNTNREDQLISGAVDEFTWSLDSKSLIFQYKEHSKQLSQINLDTQVINHISFPAHITRISSLQMGQLHQVYFLAKDDTDITEEHIGSTHLVSVNLLTGELTKIKHFSSSYKPYEISINKKGDIIALAGFNGVGKTEIHAIELSNVSGAKSLQSRIIATLKVNRYFLSWHPNNQQLVLSDGRALSILALTGDVHEINYNSYDFVQHPQFSISGDEIIFSYAKHDIDISLLSRNSLNETIELANSNTVDRAGILSPDLKQLAFISHRKGYPQVFVHDIDSGRLTLVYENHQQWLGISQPVWHSNSEKLAFSNYDFPIVVNFEKGTVHTKQYTHSLGVVSDFYSDGEHVLVTSRSTDKLYKIRLSDESLIDHFNTKAKTPLLVNDNVCFPKQTALVCEIDGVETKVKEFQQNIRDWHKSGDDIIVSLTYKTLALEPKTLSLEQTINIRDKSLDVTGVLNDQWLIAESINTEKDIISLMLDKQ; the protein is encoded by the coding sequence GTGACTTCTTACTCGTTAAATCAATTAAGTGAAAAACCATTTTTTCTGAATCAATGTTGTATTGATGCAAGCCGAAACACCATCAATAAAAACAAAGATGTGCAATCTATTGAACCCAAAGTGATGCAGTTGCTGCTGGTACTCGTCGTTAATAATGGCCAAGTGGTCAGTCAAGAACAGTTATTTAGTTTGGTGTGGCCAGAGTCAATTTTTAGCCCTGGATCCATTAGACGAGCGATCGCTTTACTTAGAAAAGCGTTTTTAGAGTGTGGCGAGCCTGACATAATCACCACTTACCCCAAACAAGGCTATGCCTTAAATGCCAATATCAAAACCACAGATACACAGATCACCAATAAAAAAAACTTAGCTGTGTTATTAGGCATAGCGGTGACAATATTATTAATTTTTATCATGTTTTGGCTTCAACCCAGCAGCACAACTTATGTTGTAAAAAGTGTTGTTCCCATCACAGCAACCAACGAGCTTGAATTTAAGGCTAAAGTATCCCCTAACGGTAAGCAGCTTGCTTTTTTAAGAACAAGTAGTAATGCCGAGAGGATGCTGTGGATAAAAGAGTTAAATAATACGAACCGGGAAGATCAATTGATCAGCGGTGCAGTGGATGAATTCACTTGGTCATTAGATTCAAAAAGCTTGATATTTCAGTATAAAGAGCACTCCAAACAACTGAGTCAAATTAATTTAGACACTCAAGTGATTAATCACATTAGCTTTCCAGCGCATATTACTCGCATCAGTTCACTGCAGATGGGGCAATTGCATCAGGTGTACTTTCTAGCAAAAGATGACACGGACATTACAGAAGAACATATCGGCTCAACGCATCTTGTTTCAGTTAACCTCCTGACTGGCGAATTGACAAAAATAAAACACTTTTCAAGTAGCTATAAACCTTACGAAATAAGCATCAATAAAAAGGGAGACATTATCGCATTAGCTGGGTTTAATGGTGTAGGTAAAACCGAAATTCACGCCATTGAATTGAGCAACGTCTCTGGTGCTAAGTCGCTTCAATCTCGCATCATCGCGACGCTCAAGGTTAATCGTTATTTTTTAAGCTGGCACCCAAATAATCAGCAATTAGTGCTTAGCGATGGTCGTGCGTTATCAATTTTAGCTCTAACCGGTGACGTGCACGAGATAAACTACAACAGCTATGACTTTGTACAACATCCGCAGTTTTCAATTAGTGGCGATGAGATCATATTTAGTTATGCAAAACACGATATTGATATCAGCCTCTTGAGTCGAAACAGCTTAAATGAAACTATTGAGCTAGCCAACTCCAATACCGTAGACAGAGCGGGAATTTTATCGCCAGACTTAAAACAACTGGCATTTATTTCCCACCGAAAAGGCTATCCGCAAGTTTTTGTTCATGATATCGACAGTGGTCGATTAACATTGGTTTACGAAAATCACCAACAGTGGCTTGGCATTTCGCAACCGGTTTGGCATTCAAATAGCGAAAAATTAGCTTTCTCGAATTACGATTTTCCTATTGTAGTAAATTTTGAGAAAGGCACAGTCCATACCAAACAGTACACTCACTCATTAGGTGTGGTATCTGACTTTTACTCTGATGGTGAGCATGTGCTGGTTACTTCGCGTTCTACTGACAAGCTATATAAAATTCGTTTATCCGATGAGTCGCTCATTGACCACTTCAATACAAAAGCGAAAACGCCGCTGTTAGTCAATGATAATGTGTGCTTTCCAAAACAAACGGCATTAGTTTGTGAAATAGACGGGGTAGAAACCAAGGTAAAAGAATTCCAACAAAATATTCGCGATTGGCATAAATCAGGAGACGACATCATCGTTAGCTTGACATACAAAACGCTAGCGCTCGAGCCCAAAACATTGTCTTTAGAGCAAACGATTAATATTCGTGACAAATCACTTGATGTAACAGGTGTATTAAACGATCAATGGTTAATTGCTGAATCCATTAATACCGAGAAAGACATTATTTCCCTGATGTTAGACAAGCAATAA
- a CDS encoding serine hydrolase domain-containing protein → MRNYIIALVILLTAITQPARAEQVSTLTMAKDITLQLVEAINSKSYQQQREFVEKYIDADTLARVGGVNSYADYLAAESHFHGGFHFDSIAFVDEDATPLRADAYLTSENTQFAYRTELTFSEQLPMQITRLRFRAEPEQVAAKDKPTTDNAVNLLRQYLQHLSANEAFSGSVMVTKNNKAILKYSSGLASKRFDIKNNIETRFNLASMNKMFTAVTILKLVADGQLSLTDPMVKYLPLNTDDKQLKKIQIRHLLSHTSGIGSVNCEQGQNSIVESWQDCMQTLAKVTMNFSPGSQYRYSNDGMLVLGLIIEKLTHQTYYQAINTHVFAPAGMHNTECLDLQYPVKNAAIGYDYHGVAKQWRNNLFIHEKRGGPAGGCYSSAPDMMKFVEALLKHQLLDDEMLSQAFSAQVALGAENYGLGFTVRSVNGQKVVGHSGAFPGVSTHLDINLDSRFSIVILSNHSFAARPVLAKFQQLF, encoded by the coding sequence ATGCGAAATTATATAATTGCTTTGGTTATTTTGCTGACAGCAATCACACAACCAGCAAGAGCTGAACAAGTATCGACTTTAACGATGGCAAAGGACATTACGTTGCAATTGGTAGAGGCAATTAATTCTAAGAGTTATCAACAGCAGCGGGAGTTTGTTGAAAAGTACATAGATGCTGATACGTTAGCTCGGGTTGGCGGAGTAAACAGTTACGCGGATTATCTGGCGGCAGAAAGTCACTTTCATGGTGGATTCCATTTTGACTCAATCGCCTTTGTCGATGAAGATGCTACGCCTCTTAGGGCAGACGCTTATTTAACGTCAGAAAACACTCAATTTGCTTATCGCACTGAACTTACGTTTTCTGAACAGCTGCCAATGCAGATAACTCGTTTAAGATTTAGAGCTGAACCTGAGCAAGTGGCAGCGAAAGATAAACCTACAACTGATAATGCCGTGAATTTATTGCGCCAATATTTACAACATTTATCTGCTAATGAGGCATTTTCTGGCTCAGTCATGGTGACCAAGAACAATAAAGCAATACTTAAATACAGCAGCGGTTTAGCAAGCAAGCGCTTTGACATAAAAAATAACATAGAGACTCGTTTTAACTTAGCGTCAATGAATAAAATGTTTACCGCTGTCACTATTTTGAAGTTGGTAGCAGATGGTCAATTGAGTTTGACTGATCCTATGGTTAAGTATTTGCCATTAAATACTGACGACAAGCAATTAAAAAAAATACAGATTAGGCACTTATTATCTCATACCTCTGGCATAGGCAGCGTAAATTGTGAACAAGGGCAAAATTCAATTGTAGAGTCTTGGCAAGACTGTATGCAAACACTCGCAAAAGTTACCATGAATTTTTCACCGGGGAGCCAATACCGATATAGCAATGATGGTATGCTTGTTTTAGGACTTATCATCGAAAAATTGACTCACCAAACGTATTATCAAGCGATAAATACCCACGTATTTGCTCCCGCTGGTATGCACAATACCGAATGTCTTGACCTGCAATACCCAGTAAAAAATGCAGCGATTGGGTATGACTATCACGGTGTAGCGAAACAATGGCGTAATAATTTATTCATTCATGAAAAAAGAGGTGGCCCCGCGGGAGGTTGTTATTCATCGGCGCCAGATATGATGAAGTTTGTTGAGGCATTGTTGAAACATCAATTATTGGATGATGAGATGTTGTCTCAGGCATTCTCTGCGCAGGTGGCGTTAGGAGCTGAAAATTATGGACTTGGATTCACTGTGCGCTCAGTTAACGGGCAAAAGGTTGTTGGTCACAGTGGTGCTTTTCCGGGAGTGAGTACCCATTTAGACATAAACCTAGACTCTCGGTTTAGTATTGTGATTCTATCGAATCATAGCTTTGCTGCCCGACCGGTATTGGCTAAGTTTCAACAATTATTTTAA
- a CDS encoding chaperone modulator CbpM, which produces MSEALLSISFNELCQLEGIESQLIIEIVEYEIVSPLNKQQAPNDQQWLFDTSSIHWIKKALRLRHDLEIDWVAIAIVIKLMRQKEALQKENDAIRRQLRRFVKNEIN; this is translated from the coding sequence ATGAGTGAAGCATTATTGAGTATTTCATTTAATGAACTCTGCCAGCTCGAAGGCATAGAAAGCCAGCTGATTATTGAAATTGTCGAATATGAAATAGTTAGTCCGCTCAATAAGCAACAGGCGCCTAATGATCAACAATGGTTATTTGATACCAGCAGTATCCACTGGATCAAAAAAGCGTTGCGCTTACGACACGATCTGGAAATCGACTGGGTCGCCATCGCCATAGTGATCAAGTTAATGCGACAAAAAGAAGCGCTGCAAAAAGAAAATGACGCCATACGACGCCAACTAAGACGATTTGTTAAAAATGAAATAAATTAA
- a CDS encoding DnaJ C-terminal domain-containing protein: MEFKDYYQILGLEPDASAKEIKTAYRKLAHKYHPDMNPSEGADAKFKEVAEAYHVLNNPKTRAEFDELRQYGAQSPYGFQPPPGWQASHDAEFENTQQFGEDFSDFFNAIFGQRPQGFTQRQAHQHRPSRGQDVEVELPVFLEETLQQNEKSVEFTLPADEYLQQQPIKKHLKVKVPKGVSDGARIRLKGQGKPAYKGGVAGDLYLHIRIVPHPLFDVSGHNLTITVPLAPWEAALGAKITVPTLDGKISLSIPPNSQSGDKLRIKGKGLQTQTITGDLFAIIKIVLPEQSSEQTKELWQKLAANAAFEPRKEWRDK; the protein is encoded by the coding sequence ATGGAATTTAAAGATTACTATCAAATTCTTGGTTTAGAGCCTGATGCCAGTGCCAAAGAAATAAAAACCGCTTACCGAAAACTAGCGCATAAATATCATCCTGATATGAATCCCAGTGAAGGGGCAGATGCAAAATTTAAAGAAGTTGCCGAGGCATATCATGTACTTAACAACCCCAAAACCAGAGCTGAGTTTGATGAACTTAGGCAATATGGCGCGCAATCCCCCTATGGATTTCAACCACCACCCGGCTGGCAAGCGTCTCACGATGCTGAATTTGAAAACACTCAACAATTTGGAGAAGACTTTTCCGATTTCTTTAATGCTATCTTTGGTCAACGGCCTCAGGGGTTTACTCAGCGACAAGCACATCAACATCGCCCTTCCCGAGGTCAGGACGTTGAAGTTGAATTACCCGTATTTTTAGAAGAAACATTACAACAAAATGAAAAATCCGTTGAATTTACCTTGCCAGCCGATGAATATCTGCAACAACAACCTATTAAAAAACATCTCAAAGTAAAAGTTCCTAAAGGCGTGTCAGACGGCGCTAGAATTCGCCTGAAAGGACAAGGTAAACCCGCATATAAAGGAGGTGTAGCAGGCGATTTATATTTACATATTCGTATTGTGCCACATCCGCTGTTTGATGTTTCCGGCCACAACCTAACCATTACTGTCCCCTTGGCACCGTGGGAAGCCGCCTTAGGCGCTAAGATCACCGTACCAACATTAGATGGAAAAATCAGTTTATCGATTCCCCCCAACAGCCAATCTGGCGATAAATTGCGCATTAAAGGTAAAGGCTTACAAACGCAAACCATTACCGGCGATTTATTTGCCATTATCAAAATAGTGCTACCAGAGCAAAGCAGCGAACAAACTAAAGAGTTATGGCAAAAATTAGCAGCAAATGCAGCGTTTGAACCCAGAAAAGAATGGAGGGACAAATAA
- a CDS encoding class II fumarate hydratase, which yields MAKNLTTTSHQTQQALTKFPAGTIDEGVLWGKQTQLSLKNFNIGSQCFNPAFIAALVTIKREAAQINHQLTKLAKPHAQAITFACDEILQGKHAKQFPLRIWQTGSGTQTNMNVNEVIATLANQFLAQDKNTPDNAIHPNDHVNMSQSSNDIFPSAMHIVVAQQTHQQLLPAITLLTERLSNKAAEFDGIFTVGRTHLMDALPVNVSTTFLAYQQQLMTAKQAIEHSMANVYQLALGGTAVGSGANAPESFAEQVIERLATHYQLPLVQHQNLYAAVSGEDALLRYSSALKQLAATLLKIANDVRLLGSGPRCGLNEWLLPANEPGSSIMPGKVNPTQCEALSMVCLQVFGNDLTVSMSAASGQLQLNTYRPVIIHNVLESIQLLSDAMNSFADNCVDGLTLNHKQIESNMRNNLSAITLLAPKLGYDKAAKIVHWAVAHNVSLAEASQSLNLLSKTELENLLNEQMQAQKTAQKRS from the coding sequence ATGGCTAAGAATTTAACGACTACCTCCCATCAAACTCAGCAAGCTTTAACAAAATTTCCTGCTGGAACAATAGATGAGGGAGTGCTTTGGGGTAAGCAAACACAGCTGTCACTGAAAAATTTCAATATTGGCAGCCAATGCTTTAACCCTGCGTTTATTGCCGCATTAGTGACGATTAAACGCGAAGCGGCTCAGATTAATCACCAGTTAACAAAACTTGCTAAACCACATGCTCAGGCTATTACATTTGCTTGTGATGAGATACTACAAGGTAAGCATGCCAAGCAGTTCCCATTACGGATATGGCAAACCGGTTCAGGCACGCAAACGAATATGAATGTCAATGAGGTGATAGCAACACTAGCGAATCAATTTCTTGCCCAAGACAAGAATACTCCAGATAACGCCATTCATCCGAATGACCACGTTAATATGTCGCAATCTTCCAATGACATCTTTCCCAGTGCCATGCATATTGTTGTCGCTCAGCAAACTCACCAACAACTCTTGCCAGCAATCACCCTTTTAACTGAGCGACTATCGAACAAAGCGGCTGAGTTCGACGGCATTTTTACCGTTGGTCGCACCCATTTAATGGATGCCTTGCCTGTTAACGTCAGCACAACATTTTTAGCCTATCAACAACAACTCATGACAGCGAAGCAAGCAATTGAGCACAGTATGGCTAACGTTTATCAACTGGCGCTTGGCGGTACGGCTGTGGGTTCAGGTGCTAATGCTCCCGAGAGTTTCGCCGAGCAAGTGATCGAACGTCTGGCGACACACTATCAGCTACCTTTAGTTCAGCATCAAAACTTGTATGCCGCAGTTTCGGGGGAAGATGCGTTATTACGTTATAGCAGTGCACTTAAGCAATTGGCAGCAACGTTACTCAAAATAGCAAATGACGTTCGTTTACTCGGCAGTGGGCCACGCTGCGGATTAAATGAATGGCTATTACCAGCGAATGAACCTGGTAGCTCGATTATGCCGGGCAAGGTAAACCCAACTCAGTGTGAAGCGTTAAGCATGGTGTGCTTACAGGTATTTGGTAACGATTTAACGGTTTCTATGTCTGCGGCCAGCGGGCAACTGCAGTTAAACACCTATCGCCCGGTAATTATTCATAATGTACTAGAGAGCATTCAACTACTCAGTGATGCCATGAACTCTTTTGCCGATAACTGCGTCGATGGACTCACCCTCAATCACAAGCAGATTGAAAGTAATATGCGCAACAATTTATCTGCCATCACATTATTAGCACCTAAACTCGGTTACGATAAAGCAGCAAAAATAGTGCATTGGGCAGTAGCACATAACGTTTCATTAGCGGAAGCCTCACAATCACTAAACTTACTCAGTAAAACAGAATTAGAAAACTTGCTTAATGAACAAATGCAGGCACAAAAAACTGCCCAAAAACGAAGCTAG
- the yegD gene encoding molecular chaperone — MMIGFDYGTSNCAVGVMQNGAPDILSLGQHGRFIPSTLYAPSREIIVHWLNQQLPKTEQLAFKKQRVMPLQQAQRALQELTLDGIAAELSFGQSALANYLDEPEEGYYIKSPKSFLGTSGLLPLQIQLFEDIVAAMMVNIKMLAEQQLQREITQTVIGRPINFQGLQGEESNRQALTVLTNAAKRVGFKDVEFQYEPVAAGFEFEATLTKEQKVLVVDIGGGTTDCSMLLMGPEYQANTARESSLLAHSGIRIGGNDFDIQLALKGIMPELGIDSALKSGKPMPVNSFYQAVAINNVNEQTEFYSEKNGRYLQQLVRDAEQPELIQRLVKVYQNKLSYRLVNGAEQAKIKLSENETQSIMLDDLTDNLSAQVSRQLMIEANNSQLNQIASLMEEAITQADCQPDVIFVTGGTAKSPMISEFLQQQLPGVPLVVGDHFGSVTGGLTRWAERIFS; from the coding sequence ATAATGATAGGTTTTGATTACGGTACATCGAATTGCGCGGTTGGTGTGATGCAAAATGGTGCGCCAGATATTTTATCGCTTGGTCAGCATGGTCGTTTTATTCCTTCAACCTTATATGCGCCGAGCCGGGAAATTATCGTTCACTGGTTAAATCAACAATTACCGAAGACAGAGCAATTAGCGTTTAAAAAGCAGCGAGTCATGCCGTTACAGCAAGCCCAGCGTGCATTGCAAGAGCTGACCTTAGACGGCATCGCGGCTGAACTCTCTTTTGGTCAATCGGCACTGGCCAATTATCTCGATGAACCAGAAGAAGGTTATTACATCAAATCGCCGAAGTCCTTTCTTGGTACTAGTGGTTTATTGCCACTGCAAATTCAGTTATTTGAAGATATTGTCGCGGCAATGATGGTTAATATTAAAATGTTGGCGGAGCAACAATTACAACGGGAAATTACGCAAACTGTGATCGGCAGGCCGATCAATTTTCAGGGGTTGCAAGGTGAAGAAAGTAACCGTCAGGCGTTAACTGTGTTAACTAATGCCGCTAAACGTGTTGGCTTTAAAGACGTTGAATTTCAGTATGAACCAGTGGCTGCTGGTTTTGAGTTTGAAGCGACCTTGACGAAAGAACAAAAAGTGCTGGTGGTAGATATTGGTGGTGGTACTACCGACTGTTCAATGTTGTTAATGGGGCCTGAATATCAGGCCAATACAGCACGTGAAAGTAGCCTGTTGGCGCACAGTGGTATTCGTATTGGTGGTAACGATTTTGATATCCAACTTGCATTGAAAGGTATTATGCCGGAGCTTGGTATTGATAGTGCGTTAAAATCCGGTAAACCTATGCCAGTTAACAGCTTTTATCAGGCGGTTGCGATTAATAATGTCAATGAACAAACGGAATTTTACAGCGAAAAAAATGGCCGTTATTTGCAACAATTGGTACGCGATGCCGAGCAGCCTGAACTCATACAGCGTTTAGTCAAGGTGTATCAAAATAAACTCAGTTATCGTTTAGTTAACGGCGCTGAGCAGGCGAAAATTAAGTTGTCTGAAAACGAAACGCAATCAATTATGCTTGACGATTTAACTGATAATTTAAGCGCGCAGGTGTCGCGTCAGCTGATGATAGAGGCGAATAATAGCCAACTGAATCAAATTGCTAGTTTGATGGAAGAAGCTATTACTCAGGCAGATTGTCAACCGGATGTCATATTTGTCACTGGCGGTACGGCAAAATCGCCAATGATCAGTGAATTTTTACAGCAGCAGTTGCCAGGTGTGCCGTTAGTGGTAGGTGATCATTTTGGCAGTGTTACTGGCGGTCTGACCCGTTGGGCCGAACGCATTTTTAGTTAA
- a CDS encoding TonB-dependent receptor, whose translation MTKKFLSLSISATLFPLFSATCVLANDSGEPEANIERLTVTANRQENLDTELAMSVHSVSEQEMALDNGQHPADSLNSLAGVYIDQLAGGQGHKAAIRMPNNTSGYYLYLQDNIPLQSPAFFNHNALWWSSFNAGVQRMEVLKGAGTALYGSGAVAATINVLSKPVADKKESEFNLVAGQHDYRKLQFSHSNMLDQQSGFRVSASLFDNQGWRDHTAGTRGELSLRHEYQLASDEQLTSLLVMSDLEQEMAADLSESQWQSDRNGSGLSDEVLAVDPLRKTQYLRLSTQWEKFTANALYSVIPYLRYRTNDYTATWNTNTPKIESSVTSLGLLAMSNFTLTDKAETTIGLDIELSEGEQLSYQPLDVTTTGWGADTFVKGEKFYDDTTRYTGISPYLQYKYQATDELQLTLGGRYDYANYDFDNHITVFGDIGHGKLSMADRQDSFNHFSPKASVNYLLSPDSSLFVRYANGFRLPSAGSLYHITTKDSEEGISSLKPEVSDTYELGYKLNSDSITFDAAVYYMDVDDGIVHSYNQDGQRYLVNATRVIHKGLELATNWQLNEQLNATVAYTRSKHKFDDYQDYSGNEMMSAPETITNIRLRYHPSWLPQLTSMVEIQSVGQYWMDDANTTKADGYRVVNFKGHYQVNKQLSINARVINLTDKEYESSARISYGKMQFSPAAARTVYLGVHYQW comes from the coding sequence GTGACTAAGAAGTTTTTATCACTATCAATTAGTGCCACCTTATTTCCGTTATTTTCTGCAACCTGTGTTTTGGCAAACGACAGTGGTGAGCCAGAGGCTAATATTGAGCGTCTTACAGTAACCGCTAACCGTCAGGAAAATCTTGATACGGAACTGGCAATGTCGGTACACAGTGTCAGCGAACAAGAAATGGCGCTAGATAATGGCCAGCATCCGGCCGATTCATTAAATAGTCTAGCGGGGGTTTATATTGATCAGTTAGCGGGTGGTCAGGGACATAAAGCAGCCATTCGCATGCCAAATAACACCAGTGGCTACTATCTCTATCTGCAGGATAATATTCCATTACAATCGCCGGCGTTTTTTAATCACAATGCCTTGTGGTGGTCGAGCTTTAATGCGGGTGTGCAACGGATGGAAGTGCTAAAAGGCGCGGGCACTGCACTATACGGCTCGGGTGCGGTGGCGGCTACCATTAATGTATTATCTAAGCCAGTTGCTGATAAAAAGGAAAGCGAATTCAATTTGGTTGCTGGTCAGCATGATTATCGTAAACTGCAATTTAGTCATAGTAATATGCTTGATCAACAATCTGGATTTAGGGTCTCAGCGTCGCTGTTTGATAATCAGGGGTGGCGTGATCATACCGCCGGTACACGAGGTGAATTAAGTCTGCGCCATGAGTATCAGCTAGCATCGGACGAGCAGTTGACTAGTTTATTAGTGATGTCAGACCTTGAGCAGGAAATGGCTGCCGATTTGAGTGAATCGCAATGGCAGAGTGACCGCAATGGCTCTGGGCTCAGTGATGAAGTTCTGGCTGTCGATCCGCTAAGAAAAACCCAATATTTGCGACTCTCCACTCAATGGGAAAAGTTTACCGCAAATGCCTTGTATTCAGTGATCCCTTATCTTCGCTATCGCACTAACGATTACACCGCGACCTGGAACACAAACACGCCTAAAATCGAATCTTCGGTGACTTCATTAGGGCTACTGGCGATGAGTAATTTTACGCTAACCGATAAAGCTGAGACTACCATAGGTTTGGATATTGAACTTTCTGAAGGTGAGCAGCTTTCTTATCAACCGCTCGATGTCACCACCACGGGGTGGGGAGCTGATACCTTTGTTAAAGGTGAGAAGTTTTATGATGACACGACCCGATATACCGGGATCTCGCCTTATCTGCAATATAAATATCAGGCGACTGATGAACTGCAGCTCACCTTAGGTGGTCGGTATGATTATGCTAACTATGATTTTGATAATCACATAACTGTGTTTGGTGACATCGGCCACGGAAAATTGAGTATGGCAGATCGTCAAGACAGCTTTAATCATTTTAGCCCCAAGGCCAGTGTTAATTATTTACTTAGCCCTGATAGCAGTCTCTTTGTCCGATATGCCAATGGTTTTCGTTTGCCAAGTGCTGGAAGCTTATATCATATCACCACGAAAGACAGCGAAGAGGGTATTTCATCGCTCAAACCTGAAGTGTCTGATACCTATGAGCTAGGCTATAAGCTTAATAGTGACTCCATCACCTTTGATGCGGCTGTTTACTATATGGATGTCGATGACGGTATTGTTCATAGTTATAATCAAGATGGCCAGCGTTATCTGGTGAATGCCACCCGGGTGATTCATAAAGGGCTTGAGCTTGCTACTAACTGGCAACTCAATGAACAGCTAAATGCCACTGTCGCGTATACCCGCTCTAAACACAAGTTTGATGATTATCAGGATTATTCTGGTAATGAAATGATGAGTGCGCCTGAAACTATTACTAATATTCGTTTACGTTATCACCCAAGCTGGCTACCTCAATTAACCAGCATGGTTGAAATTCAGTCGGTAGGTCAATACTGGATGGATGATGCTAATACCACTAAAGCAGATGGCTATCGTGTTGTAAATTTTAAAGGTCATTATCAGGTCAATAAACAGCTGTCGATTAACGCTCGGGTGATTAATCTGACGGATAAAGAATATGAATCTTCAGCGCGCATCAGTTACGGTAAAATGCAATTCTCGCCGGCGGCCGCGCGGACAGTTTATTTGGGAGTACATTATCAATGGTAA